One Arcobacter sp. F2176 genomic region harbors:
- a CDS encoding LuxR C-terminal-related transcriptional regulator, which produces MKNIILFTNMSSVSIYWNKSLPSLYNAININDLTELTTYLNKNNSPIILMLDELSISNIQEVLEEITKYQFLKVLLFNSVPEVYHASLLLSSGIRGYENSYLASINLENMLKVVEDEKMWIFTDLTNFIINKHINITSSKEPEFMKLLTEKEKEIALMIADGLSNKEIAQKEKNALSTIKGHIKSIFEKVGVNSRLSLALLFK; this is translated from the coding sequence ATGAAAAATATAATATTATTTACAAATATGAGTTCAGTAAGTATATATTGGAATAAGTCTCTTCCTTCTTTATATAATGCTATTAATATTAATGACTTAACAGAGTTAACTACATATTTAAATAAAAACAATAGTCCAATAATTTTAATGCTCGATGAATTGAGTATTTCAAATATACAAGAGGTATTAGAAGAGATAACTAAATATCAGTTTTTAAAGGTACTTCTTTTTAACTCAGTTCCTGAGGTTTATCATGCTTCTCTTTTATTATCAAGTGGTATAAGAGGGTATGAAAATAGTTATCTAGCAAGTATAAATTTAGAAAATATGTTAAAGGTAGTTGAAGATGAAAAAATGTGGATTTTTACAGATTTAACGAACTTTATAATTAATAAACATATCAATATAACTTCTTCAAAAGAACCAGAGTTTATGAAGTTATTAACTGAAAAAGAAAAAGAGATTGCTTTGATGATTGCAGATGGACTTAGTAATAAAGAGATTGCTCAAAAAGAGAAAAATGCCTTATCTACTATAAAAGGTCATATTAAAAGTATTTTTGAAAAAGTTGGAGTAAATAGTAGGCTTTCCTTAGCTTTACTTTTTAAATAA